Proteins co-encoded in one Capsicum annuum cultivar UCD-10X-F1 chromosome 9, UCD10Xv1.1, whole genome shotgun sequence genomic window:
- the LOC124887112 gene encoding uncharacterized protein LOC124887112, with amino-acid sequence MTQHANRSCSVRENQSKNLLTDEVPSFSLGLTQDEVFYLGSTNVFSKEGVTIEELRSKHRNDPEKIVEIMKRKGLTKTSSPTKFQKSVKRKKSDEKGGCSKIASPVASDSESEQEKVDGVIRDQIFMARILFKFASHIGCHTVNDFEDRIKTMLTKSQYKMFCTKSIFGFFMKKKDCVVQTQLGRCIMSLETRKSSTSAIVIRAKSTILHFTIREFALVTGLNCATNKDEFVFDEETPNKIIDQYFDVDTVAIPRLNFDLVESGCYSDYPWGSVAFKELSRSEFSNPSYLNWKTNSPRPRYETLMGSMFDDTDDKVVFKNIEPSRKEISAFHIANKFVPRSASHNEDDIDSDDDFQDPSQRQNQFTTKKKHHGDFSASPVKKKMKPHPKGVDELISKQTLPPRAAKMAFVRTPIHKPIQIKVTLHGNRKDINQPDSKKSISVQPPAPSSFSSEDENAVVLKKVFDKFCEKVWQEFNDVHGLVSSRFDRMMNAINENKPPTDENVKSTLPHQATTKFVHEFNKNPEGTLVAKEMAGYRSNSMNDVYNEIDGYNEDNDIVMEKTDIDVHEARDVCVAPITKSVDESIGETQISESQLTFSDGVLRSIDLDSITKDNVEVEDEFKTKEGAIEMNVNTPAGHESEVDNVDNSKLDQKYKSVVHISAGVNVESNADQHLSDSQSTLSDELLPSLNAYVNLERSIIVHPSANQAQQTPMHVSRIRRPSRYNESPFTMKFGSADVNVYNEIWNNKEEHYLKEKAKIPVINFGILSVEDKNWFYVMGTPSQTWSDEQINVCLYYLRKKFKYDLNISYKFSTVDCNFMNIVTTVFDVYKLNDETLNAGGKKYHLNEYISGFRMHATVSWHTVDHMFIPVHINAKHHWVLAVISFNHRCIYVYDSLSAAGHDATVLTEIEKLAKIIPICLIECKFYENKGIDIDNHPNYKLNDKMDPFGVSIVENVPQQPSGSLDCGLYMVTYTECLTFGEAVPFIDFDPDLIRIRYASLLWDYGNRKANAKAQSDDDAPMRPLRITELIEGTEVVDI; translated from the exons ATGACTCAACATGCAAATCGAAGTTGTTCAGTTAGAGAAAATCAATCGAAGAATTTACTTACCGATGAAGTACCATCATTTAGTCTTGGTTTAACACAAGACGAAGTTTTTTATTTGGGTTCTACTAATGTTTTCTCTAAGGAAGGTGTTACCATTGAAGAGTTGAGATCAAAGCACCGTAACGATCCCGAAAAGATTGTGGAAATAATGAAAAGGAAAGGATTGACAAAAACTTCATCtcccacaaaatttcaaaaatcagtgAAAAGAAAAAAGTCGGATGAAAAAGGAGGATGTAGTAAAATTGCAAGTCCCGTTGCATCAGATTCTGAATCTGAACAAGAGAAAGTGGATGGG gtCATTCGTGATCAAATATTCATGGCCCGAATATTGTTCAAATTTGCTTCTCATATAGGATGTCATACGGTCAATGACTTTGAGGACCGTATTAAGACAATGTTGACGAAGAGTCAGTACAAGATGTTTTGTACTAAAAGTATATTTGGTTTcttcatgaagaagaaagattgtgTAGTCCAAACCCAGTTAGGGAGATGCATTATGTCACTTGAAACTAGGAAAAGTTCTACAAGTGCCATAGTTATTAGAGCAAAGAGCACAATTCTTCATTTCACTATTAGAGAGTTTGCTTTGGTGACTGGTTTGAATTGTGCTacaaataaggatgaatttgtgTTTGACGAGGAGACaccaaataaaattattgatcaatattttgatg TTGATACCGTAGCTATTCCACGCCTCAACTTTGATTTGGTTGAGAGTGGTTGCTACAGTGATTATCCGTGGGGATCGGTTGCATTTAAAGAATTATCTAGAA GTGAATTCTCAAATCCCTCGTATTTGAACTGGAAGACAAATTCTCCTCGTCCAAGATATGAAACTCTTATGGGAAGTATGTTTGATGATACAGATGACAAG GTTGTTTTTAAGAATATTGAGCCATCAAGAAAGGAGATTTCAGCTTTTCATATAGCGAATAAGTTTGTTCCTAGATCTGCTAGTCATAATGAAGATGACATTGATTCGGATGATGATTTTCAAGATCCTTCACAAAGACAAAATCAGTTTACCACAAAGAAAAAACATCATGGTGATTTCTCAGCTTCACctgtaaagaaaaaaatgaagccaCATCCTAAAGGTGTAGATGAGCTGATATCAAAACAAACTCTTCCACCCCGTGCTGCGAAGATGGCTTTTGTCAGGACTCCAATTCACAAGCCAATTCAAATAAAAGTTACGCTACATGGAAATAGGAAAGACATAAATCAGCCTGACAGTAAAAAATCTATTTCAGTTCAGCCACCTGCTCCGTCTTCGTTCAGTTCTGAAGATGAAAACGCTGTTGTCTTGAAGAAAGTCTTTGATAAGTTTTGTGAAAAG gTATGGCAAGAGTTTAATGATGTCCATGGCCTGGTGTCTTCCAGGTTTGATCGGATGATGAATGCaattaatgaaaataag CCACCAACGGATGAAAATGTTAAGAGTACATTACCCCATCAAGCGACTACAAAGTTTGTTCATGAGTTTAATAAGAATCCTGAAGGCACATTG gTTGCCAAAGAGATGGCAGGATATCGAAGCAACAGTATGAATGATGTATATAATGAGATTGATGGGTACAATGAGGATAATGACATTGTTATG gaaaaaactgATATAGATGTTCATGAAGCAAGAGATGTTTGTGTCGCTCCG ATCACAAAATCAGTTGACGAAAGTATTGGTGAAACACAAATATCAGAATCTCAACTCACATTTTCAGATGGCGTCCTTAGAAGCATTGATCTTGACTCTATAACAAAAGACAatgttgaagttgaagatgaGTTCAAG ACCAAAGAAGGTGCAATCGAGATGAATGTAAATACACCAGCGGGACATGAGTCAGAGGTTGATAATGTGGATAATTCAAAGTTAGATCAGAAATATAAGAGTGTAGTCCACATTTCTGCGGGAGTAAATGTTGAAAGCAATGCTGATCAACATTTGTCTGACTCTCAGAGCACTCTTTCGGATGAGCTTCTTCCCAGTCTTAATGCGTATGTCAATCTTGAACGAAGTATAATTGTACATCCATCGGCAAATCAAGCACAACAAACGCCAATGCATGTTTCAAGGATTAGGCGACCATCTAGATACAATGAGTCACCATTCACAATGAAATTTGGTTCAGCAGATG TAAATGTTTATAATGAGATATG GAACAACAAAGAAGAACATTATTTGAAGGAAAAGGCAAAAATACCAGTTATCAACTTTGGAATTTTATCTGTTGAAGACAAGAATTGGTTCTACGTTATGGGTACTCCTAGCCAGACATGGTCAGATGAG CAAATTAATGTATGCTTATACTATCTGCGAAAGAAGTTCAAGTATGATCTCAATATCTCATATAAGTTTAGCACTGTAGACTGTAATTTCATGAACATTGTTACAACTGTGTTTGATGtgtataaattgaatgatgaaacTCTTAATGCTGGTGGAAAAAAATATCATCTGAATGAGTATATAAGTGGATTCCGCATGCATGCTACAGTGTCATGGCATACGGTTGATCATATGTTCATTCCTGTTCACATAAATGCAAAACATCATTGGGTTCTTGCAGTTATATCTTTCAATCATaggtgtatatatgtatatgattcttTGTCAGCTGCCGGTCATGATGCGACAGTACTTACTGAAATTGAAAAGTTAGCTAAGATtatacctatatgtctcattgaaTGTAAATTCTATGAGAATAAGGGTATTGACATCGACAATCATCCTAATTACAAATTGAATGATAAGATGGATCCGTTTGGTGTTTCAATTGTGGAGAATGTGCCTCAACAACCAAGTGGCAGCTT GGATTGTGGTTTATATATGGTTACGTATACCGAGTGTCTTACTTTTGGTGAAGCTGTCCCATTTATTGACTTTGACCCAGATCTAATTCGCATAAGATACGCTTCATTGTTGTGGGATTATGGTAATAGGAAAGCAAACGCaaaggcacaaagtgatgatgacGCACCAATGAGGCCTCTTCGGATCACTGAGTTAATAGAAGGCACTGAAGTGGTTGatatttga